The following proteins come from a genomic window of Kitasatospora sp. NBC_01246:
- a CDS encoding SPFH domain-containing protein — translation MDVTRDSSQRPDNLPKALPPTLRERSASGSSPMARAPKTGKPVDNGPATTPLAVVPGPAVTPVDLRDPLETAVLEAVELPEATPAGAVTATTSRRPPRADQALREHGAAVLPGWIALLALLAGVTAVVLVLLNDGVIPSWEALPDLRGAAARATGGVEVTVRSGIAVSAAGLLIVLALAGLLANAGGETRVLSRWGRYRGTVRRTGLVWVNPLLRRRRVDVRLRHWRSEPVKVVDRTGTPIVVRLLIVWRVKDTARALLAIEDHEHYLREQVQAVLTRTASMLPCDSNAAPGPALRDGQWFADELTRALAAEVAPAGLEVYSAQPLALDYAPEVAESMRRRRLADLDAGLRTVLVDDAVEAAALAVRRLERATAHELDEAARSALMEQLLVAFVAPAGVAASVPSPAARAGRKEGRPA, via the coding sequence ATGGACGTCACCCGCGATTCTTCGCAGCGACCCGACAATCTGCCCAAGGCGTTGCCGCCGACCCTGCGGGAACGTTCCGCCTCCGGCTCCAGCCCGATGGCGAGGGCGCCCAAGACGGGCAAACCCGTCGACAACGGGCCGGCGACCACGCCGCTGGCGGTCGTCCCCGGTCCGGCGGTCACGCCGGTCGACCTGCGCGACCCGCTGGAGACGGCGGTCCTGGAGGCGGTGGAGCTGCCGGAGGCCACCCCGGCCGGCGCGGTCACCGCGACCACCTCCCGCCGGCCCCCGCGCGCCGACCAGGCGCTGCGCGAGCACGGAGCCGCGGTGCTGCCCGGCTGGATCGCGCTGCTGGCGCTGCTGGCGGGGGTGACCGCCGTCGTGCTGGTCCTGCTGAACGACGGCGTCATCCCGTCCTGGGAGGCGCTGCCCGATCTGCGCGGTGCCGCCGCGCGAGCCACCGGCGGGGTGGAGGTGACGGTGCGGTCCGGCATCGCGGTCAGCGCGGCCGGTCTGCTGATCGTCCTCGCGCTGGCCGGGCTGCTGGCCAACGCGGGCGGTGAGACCCGGGTGCTCAGCCGCTGGGGCCGCTACCGCGGCACCGTCCGGCGCACCGGTCTGGTCTGGGTCAACCCGCTGCTGCGCCGGCGCCGGGTGGACGTGCGGCTGCGGCACTGGCGCAGCGAGCCGGTCAAGGTGGTCGACCGGACCGGTACGCCGATCGTCGTGCGGCTGCTGATCGTCTGGCGGGTCAAGGACACCGCCCGGGCGCTGCTGGCGATCGAGGACCACGAGCACTACCTGCGCGAGCAGGTGCAGGCGGTGCTGACCCGGACGGCGTCCATGCTGCCGTGCGACAGCAACGCGGCCCCCGGCCCGGCGCTGCGCGACGGCCAGTGGTTCGCCGACGAGCTGACCAGGGCGCTGGCCGCCGAGGTCGCCCCGGCCGGGCTGGAGGTCTACTCGGCGCAGCCGCTCGCGCTGGACTACGCGCCCGAGGTCGCCGAGTCGATGCGCCGGCGCCGGCTGGCCGACCTGGACGCGGGCCTGCGCACGGTGCTGGTGGACGACGCGGTCGAGGCGGCGGCGCTCGCCGTCCGCCGGCTGGAGCGCGCGACCGCGCACGAGCTGGACGAGGCCGCCCGCAGCGCTCTGATGGAGCAGTTGCTGGTCGCCTTCGTCGCCCCGGCCGGAGTGGCCGCTTCGGTACCGTCCCCGGCCGCCCGGGCCGGGCGGAAGGAAGGACGACCGGCATGA
- a CDS encoding SDR family NAD(P)-dependent oxidoreductase: MSNVAVTGAEGFIGSHLVETLVADGHQVRAMVQYNSFSSFGWLETLPKEVLDSVEIVLGDVRDPGSVTGLVKGTEAVYHLAALIAIPYSYRAPHSYVDTNVTGTLNVLEAVRHLDVPRLVHTSTSETYGTAQTVPITEDHPINTQSPYAASKAGGDRLADSYYASFETPVVTLRPFNTFGPRQSMRAVIPTVIAQVAAGEREITLGDLRPTRDFTFVKDTANAFRTVGTAPAETVVGRTFNAGTGGEISVGDLVVLIGKLMGADLTVKEDEQRIRPANSEVMRLVADATRLRTATGWAPEFSLEQGLEQTIEFFRDPANLARYKTDIYNV; encoded by the coding sequence ATGAGCAACGTCGCCGTTACCGGAGCCGAGGGCTTCATCGGCTCCCACCTCGTCGAGACCCTGGTCGCGGACGGCCATCAGGTCCGCGCCATGGTGCAGTACAACTCCTTCTCCTCCTTCGGATGGCTGGAGACCCTCCCCAAGGAGGTGCTGGACTCCGTCGAGATCGTCCTCGGCGACGTCCGGGACCCGGGCTCCGTCACCGGCCTGGTCAAGGGCACCGAGGCGGTCTACCACCTGGCCGCCCTGATCGCGATCCCGTACTCCTACCGGGCTCCGCACTCCTACGTCGACACCAACGTCACCGGCACCCTCAACGTGCTGGAGGCGGTGCGCCACCTCGACGTGCCGCGCCTGGTGCACACCTCCACCAGCGAGACCTACGGGACCGCGCAGACCGTGCCGATCACCGAGGACCACCCGATCAACACCCAGTCCCCGTACGCCGCCTCCAAGGCCGGCGGGGACCGGCTCGCCGACAGCTACTACGCGAGCTTCGAGACCCCGGTCGTCACGCTGCGCCCGTTCAACACCTTCGGCCCGCGCCAGTCGATGCGCGCCGTCATCCCCACCGTGATCGCCCAGGTGGCCGCCGGCGAGCGCGAGATCACCCTGGGCGACCTGCGCCCGACCCGTGACTTCACCTTCGTGAAGGACACCGCCAACGCCTTCCGCACGGTCGGCACCGCCCCGGCCGAGACCGTGGTCGGCAGGACCTTCAACGCCGGCACCGGCGGCGAGATCTCGGTCGGCGACCTGGTCGTCCTGATCGGCAAGCTGATGGGCGCCGACCTCACGGTGAAGGAGGACGAGCAGCGCATCCGTCCGGCCAACTCCGAGGTGATGCGCCTGGTCGCCGACGCGACCCGGCTGCGCACGGCCACCGGCTGGGCCCCGGAGTTCTCCCTGGAGCAGGGCCTTGAGCAGACCATCGAGTTCTTCCGTGACCCCGCCAACCTGGCGCGCTACAAGACCGACATCTACAACGTCTGA
- a CDS encoding NAD-dependent epimerase/dehydratase family protein, whose amino-acid sequence MRILLLGVDGFLGRHAATVLRSLPGATVLTAGRRPDHDLRLDLATAQAGPLGEELAALAPDAVVNFAGAVSGSAVTLAEVNARGPAVLCEALAQGAPKARLVHIGSAGEYGVCEPGSSLAEDADARPVGVYGATKLAGSLAVAGSPLDAVVLRVFNPVGPGAPAGSLPGRLAAELRRAAPQGADGVVQVGDLSAHRDFVDARDVARAVGLAVAAEHPLPRVLNLASGRAKPVRAIADGLAAAAGFTGRIDESGAGSERSAAVSWQQAEVSAAARELGWHPETDLADTLRDLWLSTDPLVTG is encoded by the coding sequence GTGAGAATCCTGCTGCTCGGCGTGGACGGCTTCCTCGGCCGGCACGCCGCCACCGTCCTGCGGTCACTGCCCGGAGCCACCGTGCTGACCGCCGGGCGGCGGCCCGACCACGACCTGCGCCTGGACCTCGCCACCGCGCAGGCCGGTCCGCTCGGCGAGGAACTGGCCGCGCTCGCCCCGGACGCGGTGGTGAACTTCGCCGGCGCGGTGTCCGGCAGCGCGGTCACGCTCGCCGAGGTCAACGCGCGCGGCCCGGCCGTGCTCTGCGAGGCCCTGGCCCAGGGCGCGCCGAAGGCCCGGCTGGTGCACATCGGCTCGGCCGGCGAGTACGGCGTCTGCGAGCCCGGCAGCTCCCTCGCCGAGGACGCCGACGCCCGCCCGGTCGGCGTCTACGGCGCGACCAAGCTGGCCGGCTCCCTCGCGGTGGCCGGCTCGCCGCTGGACGCCGTGGTGCTGCGGGTGTTCAACCCGGTCGGACCGGGCGCACCGGCCGGCTCGCTGCCTGGCCGGCTCGCCGCCGAGCTGCGCCGGGCCGCGCCGCAGGGCGCCGACGGCGTGGTGCAGGTCGGGGACCTCTCGGCCCACCGCGACTTCGTCGACGCCCGGGACGTCGCCCGCGCGGTCGGCCTGGCCGTCGCCGCCGAGCACCCGCTGCCCCGGGTGCTCAACCTCGCCTCCGGGCGGGCGAAGCCGGTCCGGGCGATCGCGGACGGCCTGGCCGCCGCGGCCGGGTTCACCGGCCGGATCGACGAGAGCGGCGCCGGCTCCGAGCGCTCGGCCGCCGTCTCCTGGCAGCAGGCCGAGGTCTCGGCGGCCGCCCGGGAGCTCGGCTGGCACCCGGAGACGGACCTCGCCGACACCCTGCGCGACCTCTGGCTCAGCACCGATCCCCTGGTCACCGGATGA
- a CDS encoding endo alpha-1,4 polygalactosaminidase: MTRPTRPLLAALALTTALVLTSCSSSGQEDEDDTSADATGSQPPAATAAPVPGTPSAPATTDPGTPSAPGTPGTPAPATTPGTPSDPGTPGTPPAPGTPSVPGTPGTPAQPAGARWQPTPGLAWQWQLGGGVDQSVDVPVYDVDGFETDAAVVAALHAKGRKVICYINAGSWEDFRPDAAAFTKALQGSGNGWKGEKWFDIRKLDQLKPLMAARFDMCRSKGFDAVEPDTIEAYNQNSGFPLTAEDQLRYNRMLASLAHERGMAIGLKNDLDQIPALLPDFDFAVNEECAQFDECARLSPFIQAGKAVFHVEYKLGTEKFCARTKSLGLSSMQKKLELDAWRKPC; the protein is encoded by the coding sequence GTGACCCGTCCCACCCGGCCCCTGCTGGCCGCCCTCGCCCTGACCACCGCCCTGGTGCTGACCTCGTGCAGCAGCTCGGGCCAGGAGGACGAGGACGACACCTCGGCCGACGCCACCGGCTCCCAGCCGCCCGCGGCCACCGCCGCACCCGTCCCGGGCACCCCGTCCGCACCCGCGACGACCGACCCCGGGACACCGAGCGCCCCCGGCACACCCGGCACCCCGGCGCCCGCGACCACCCCGGGCACGCCGAGCGACCCGGGAACACCGGGCACGCCGCCGGCCCCGGGCACCCCCTCGGTGCCCGGCACCCCGGGCACGCCGGCGCAGCCCGCCGGCGCCCGCTGGCAGCCCACCCCCGGCCTCGCCTGGCAGTGGCAACTCGGCGGCGGGGTCGACCAGTCGGTGGACGTCCCGGTCTACGACGTGGACGGCTTCGAGACCGACGCCGCCGTGGTCGCGGCCCTGCACGCCAAGGGCCGGAAGGTGATCTGCTACATCAACGCCGGCTCCTGGGAGGACTTCCGCCCCGACGCCGCCGCCTTCACCAAGGCCCTCCAGGGCTCCGGCAACGGCTGGAAGGGCGAGAAGTGGTTCGACATCCGCAAGCTGGACCAGCTGAAGCCGCTGATGGCGGCCCGATTCGACATGTGCCGGAGCAAGGGCTTCGACGCCGTCGAACCGGACACCATCGAGGCCTACAACCAGAACAGCGGCTTCCCGCTGACCGCCGAGGACCAGCTGCGGTACAACCGCATGCTGGCCTCGCTCGCCCATGAGCGCGGCATGGCGATCGGCCTGAAGAACGACCTGGACCAGATCCCCGCCCTGCTGCCCGACTTCGACTTCGCCGTGAACGAGGAGTGCGCGCAGTTCGACGAGTGCGCCCGGCTCTCGCCCTTCATCCAGGCGGGCAAGGCGGTCTTCCACGTCGAGTACAAGCTCGGCACGGAGAAGTTCTGTGCCCGGACCAAGTCGCTGGGCCTCAGCTCTATGCAGAAGAAGTTGGAGCTGGACGCCTGGCGGAAGCCCTGCTGA
- a CDS encoding aldo/keto reductase, which produces MTGIHSDAPGRVRLGTSDLAVHPLSLGGNVFGWTADEQQSFAVLDAYTAAGGNFVDTADTYSSWVPGNTGGESESIIGDWLRSRGNRDDLVIATKVGLHPEARGLSAATIKSSVEGSLRRLGIEHIDLYYTHQDDDTPVEEFITALDDLVKEGKVREIAASNIGAERLAEALAFSEREGLAAYVAVQPHYNLVSRATFEGPLADVVAAHGLATVPYYALASGFLTGKYRLGGGEVASARSEGASRYLADPRGTKVLEALDTVAAEHEAEIATVALAWLTTRPTVAAPIASARRVEQLPPLLAAASLRLTPEQLALLDAASA; this is translated from the coding sequence ATGACCGGAATCCACAGTGACGCCCCCGGCCGGGTCCGGCTCGGCACCTCCGACCTCGCCGTCCACCCCCTCTCCCTGGGCGGCAACGTCTTCGGCTGGACGGCCGACGAACAGCAGTCGTTCGCCGTCCTGGACGCCTACACCGCCGCCGGCGGCAACTTCGTCGACACCGCCGACACCTACTCCTCCTGGGTGCCCGGCAACACCGGCGGCGAGTCCGAGAGCATCATCGGCGACTGGCTGCGCAGCCGCGGCAACCGCGACGACCTGGTGATCGCCACCAAGGTCGGCCTCCACCCCGAGGCGCGCGGCCTGAGCGCGGCCACCATCAAGTCCTCGGTCGAGGGCTCACTGCGCCGGCTCGGCATCGAGCACATCGACCTCTACTACACCCACCAGGACGACGACACCCCGGTGGAGGAGTTCATCACCGCGCTGGACGACCTGGTGAAGGAGGGCAAGGTCCGCGAGATCGCCGCCTCCAACATCGGCGCCGAGCGGCTCGCCGAGGCGCTGGCCTTCTCCGAGCGCGAGGGCCTGGCCGCGTACGTCGCCGTCCAGCCGCACTACAACCTGGTCTCCCGCGCCACCTTCGAGGGCCCGCTCGCCGACGTGGTCGCCGCGCACGGCCTGGCCACGGTGCCCTACTACGCCCTAGCCTCCGGCTTCCTGACCGGCAAGTACCGCCTCGGCGGCGGTGAGGTGGCCAGCGCCCGCTCCGAGGGCGCCTCCCGCTACCTGGCCGACCCGCGCGGCACCAAGGTGCTGGAGGCGCTGGACACCGTCGCCGCCGAGCACGAGGCGGAAATCGCCACGGTGGCCCTGGCCTGGCTGACCACCCGCCCGACGGTCGCCGCGCCGATCGCCAGCGCCCGTCGGGTCGAGCAGCTGCCGCCGCTGCTGGCCGCCGCCTCGCTGCGCCTCACCCCGGAGCAGCTCGCCCTGCTGGACGCCGCCTCCGCCTGA
- a CDS encoding C40 family peptidase encodes MRIAIGTESGFETDVEAEFEAEFEAEFAGAGAALIGFEETLGSIPAVAGCGCPNCAARPRTARPAAGTSGGARIHRAVRTTCLATTVLAGAGVVGLTAGAGSAHAAPGKQGWDGSKYWFKAANGAWRWTGHYDVYAARTGATGASGGSGGSGKAAVSNGAASTPAPTSSSGSSSGSSSGLRQGWDGSKYWFKNGSGEWRYTSHYDIYLSRTGGTGGGSDPAPDRPAAGSGPSSRSTQSAIDYALAQLGKPYVWGGDGPSGFDCSGLVQQAYRRSGISLPRVADDQYAATTPITAGQLHRGDLLFWSDSGRASGIHHVGIYLGGGKFVEAPRPGKTVRVSTLSSGFYPTHFGRP; translated from the coding sequence ATGAGGATAGCCATCGGCACGGAGAGCGGTTTCGAGACCGACGTCGAGGCCGAGTTCGAAGCCGAGTTCGAGGCGGAGTTCGCCGGTGCCGGCGCCGCGCTGATCGGTTTCGAGGAGACGCTCGGCAGCATCCCCGCCGTGGCGGGCTGCGGCTGCCCGAACTGCGCGGCCCGGCCGCGCACCGCCCGCCCGGCGGCCGGGACGTCCGGTGGCGCGCGAATACACCGCGCCGTGCGGACCACCTGCCTGGCCACCACCGTGCTGGCGGGAGCCGGTGTGGTCGGTCTGACGGCCGGTGCCGGGTCCGCGCACGCCGCGCCCGGCAAGCAGGGCTGGGACGGCTCGAAGTACTGGTTCAAGGCCGCGAACGGCGCCTGGCGTTGGACCGGCCACTACGACGTCTACGCCGCCCGTACCGGCGCGACCGGCGCGTCCGGGGGATCCGGGGGATCCGGCAAGGCGGCCGTCTCCAACGGCGCCGCGTCCACGCCGGCGCCCACCTCGTCGAGCGGGTCGTCGAGCGGGTCGTCCTCGGGTCTGCGGCAGGGCTGGGACGGCTCGAAGTACTGGTTCAAGAACGGCAGCGGCGAGTGGCGGTACACCAGCCACTACGACATCTACCTCAGCCGCACCGGCGGGACCGGCGGCGGGTCGGACCCGGCGCCCGACCGGCCGGCCGCCGGGAGCGGGCCGTCCTCCCGCAGCACGCAGTCGGCGATCGACTACGCACTCGCCCAGCTCGGCAAGCCCTACGTCTGGGGCGGTGACGGCCCGTCGGGCTTCGACTGCTCGGGGCTGGTCCAGCAGGCCTACCGGCGCAGCGGCATCAGCCTGCCGCGGGTGGCGGACGACCAGTACGCGGCCACCACCCCGATCACCGCCGGACAGCTGCACCGCGGTGACCTGCTGTTCTGGTCGGACAGCGGCCGGGCTTCCGGGATCCACCACGTGGGGATCTACCTCGGCGGCGGGAAGTTCGTCGAGGCGCCCCGGCCGGGGAAGACGGTGCGGGTCTCCACCCTCAGCAGCGGCTTCTACCCGACCCATTTCGGGCGCCCGTAA
- a CDS encoding spherulation-specific family 4 protein: MTGASPVDGRLLVPLYVHPAVDPAAWQAVAAADPGRIAAVVLNLADGPGAVPDNVFAEAADELRKAGLPLLGYADTDYGRRPHAAVVDDILTYRQRHGITGVYLDQVATHPGALAHYRRLATAARAAGCATVVFGHGDHPDPGYAEVGLADLLVTFEGDWEAYRAMTLPVWTGRHAAARFCHLVYDVPAEEAGEAAALITARRAGVGCAVPGAGENPWSTLPHALAVTEPT; this comes from the coding sequence ATGACCGGCGCGAGCCCTGTCGACGGCCGCCTGCTGGTGCCGCTGTACGTCCACCCCGCAGTGGACCCGGCGGCCTGGCAGGCGGTCGCCGCCGCCGACCCGGGCCGGATCGCCGCCGTCGTGCTGAACCTGGCCGACGGCCCCGGCGCCGTCCCCGACAACGTCTTCGCCGAGGCCGCCGACGAGCTGCGCAAGGCGGGCCTCCCGCTGCTCGGCTACGCCGACACCGACTACGGCCGACGACCCCACGCCGCCGTGGTCGACGACATCCTGACGTACCGTCAGCGACACGGCATCACCGGCGTCTACCTCGACCAGGTCGCCACCCACCCGGGTGCGCTGGCGCACTACCGGCGGCTCGCCACCGCGGCCCGCGCCGCCGGTTGCGCGACCGTGGTGTTCGGCCACGGCGACCACCCCGATCCCGGCTACGCCGAGGTCGGACTCGCCGACCTGCTCGTCACCTTCGAGGGGGACTGGGAGGCGTACCGCGCGATGACCCTGCCGGTCTGGACCGGCCGGCACGCCGCCGCCCGGTTCTGCCACCTGGTGTACGACGTCCCCGCCGAGGAGGCCGGGGAGGCCGCCGCGCTGATCACCGCCCGCCGGGCCGGCGTCGGCTGCGCGGTCCCGGGCGCCGGGGAGAACCCCTGGAGCACCCTGCCGCATGCCCTGGCCGTCACCGAACCGACCTGA
- a CDS encoding Ig-like domain-containing protein, whose protein sequence is MSRQFPRDAALSAPAPARPAYRTGGMRRPRLVAAGASAALAAALLIGWNPPTSAAQQSPDTWSGDRSAVLPSGLTVHIDFSAAPGFDVAAEPGELAERFGGGRAAALYTDGLRPGDPAQTFRITDNRPQTDGSWRTVGTLGIAFSRPVRNPRLHVSGLSAVATGKGGATSTVSRLSLTGGSPGAPALVNRTDWPGWTVDGNSLAPAGAGAAAEAEAGSAAEGSLELAGTFRTAVFRVEQRSTARADSTAAPAPAPLLQAYTVTLDEGVGTAPQGYDNASHLLSDLFLGADAGGAARLGRRAATTGTTPLVPPATPAGSTDAAGEPVVQLDHGAGRRSVFSSPAPPRLQPGRGEYQGGDPAVGYPAEAAIGRYYRVTVPVAVGGAPATLAGWIDFDRNGRFDPAERVQTEVPATADSATLEWTVPANASSGETWARLRIGRDAAQLVSAGGFADSGQVSDQRIRLTVGAARPEIATPVDGTVVADARPQVRGEGAVAGATVEVRDGDAVVCKTRVEKGGDWSCRPSGPLTAGAHTLTPVETTSGGLVLRGDPVRITVKTAPPTAPVLTLPEYTNDPGLQLTGTGEPGSTVSVTDRPAGARGGAGGGTGGELCSTAVRSDGGWSCLPVENLPDGRHQLTPNAVDAAGNRTPGQVFTLVVDTVPPDRPVLTTPAAGETVRVARPKLGGRAEPGARVIVTARAGSSASAERIVACGVTAAVDGSWTCAANRDLTDGEQWLVVTATDLAGNGTAADAVTVRVAAAVPPAPGTPSPSPSPSVASPSPSAPASAPAAAATAPAVPGPGAPSPSAPSPSVPSPSVPSPSVPLASGPAVAVPSPVVPSSAPAVVAPSASAAAPAPAAAPTPPGPAVSPSADRPAATAPAVPVPTVSPSVPAPPSPSVPAAPTAPAAEAVPEPVLPGLLPIVVPPAAGTVPPASASAGPSAGPAPSPSAGASASGATGTAIPAAPATPTSPAASATPATSAAPSTAPTAAVPTAAAAATPTAGVAPAVPAGQVSPETSRALAAPPAEQSAEPSPESGATQAQPASDHSRSEGWRAGLAGLLLLLTGVGLITRRVLARGPGARRR, encoded by the coding sequence ATGAGCCGACAGTTCCCCCGCGATGCCGCCCTGTCCGCCCCGGCCCCGGCCCGGCCCGCGTACCGGACGGGAGGAATGCGGCGGCCGCGTCTGGTGGCGGCCGGTGCCTCGGCGGCTCTGGCGGCCGCACTGCTGATCGGCTGGAACCCGCCCACCTCCGCCGCCCAGCAGTCCCCCGACACCTGGTCGGGGGACCGGAGCGCCGTCCTTCCCTCCGGCCTCACCGTCCACATCGATTTCTCCGCCGCCCCGGGATTCGACGTCGCGGCCGAGCCGGGGGAATTGGCCGAGCGGTTCGGCGGCGGTCGGGCGGCCGCCCTCTATACGGACGGACTGCGGCCCGGAGATCCCGCGCAGACCTTCCGGATCACCGACAACCGTCCGCAGACGGACGGTTCCTGGCGCACGGTCGGAACACTCGGCATCGCCTTTTCCCGGCCGGTCCGCAATCCCCGCCTGCACGTGAGTGGACTCTCCGCCGTCGCCACCGGAAAGGGCGGGGCCACCAGCACCGTCTCGCGTCTGTCGCTCACCGGTGGCTCACCGGGCGCACCCGCCCTGGTCAACCGGACCGACTGGCCGGGCTGGACGGTCGACGGCAACAGCCTGGCCCCCGCCGGGGCGGGCGCCGCCGCCGAGGCCGAGGCCGGATCCGCCGCCGAGGGCAGCCTGGAGCTGGCCGGGACCTTCCGCACCGCCGTCTTCCGGGTCGAGCAGCGCTCCACCGCCCGGGCCGACTCCACCGCCGCGCCCGCGCCGGCGCCGCTCCTCCAGGCCTACACCGTCACCCTGGACGAGGGCGTCGGCACCGCCCCGCAGGGCTACGACAACGCCTCCCACCTGCTCTCCGACCTCTTCCTCGGAGCGGACGCCGGCGGCGCCGCCCGGCTCGGCCGGCGGGCCGCCACCACCGGCACGACCCCGCTGGTGCCGCCCGCCACCCCGGCCGGGAGCACGGACGCGGCAGGCGAGCCGGTGGTCCAGCTCGACCACGGCGCCGGCCGGCGCAGCGTCTTCTCCAGCCCGGCACCGCCCCGGCTCCAGCCCGGGCGCGGCGAGTACCAGGGCGGCGACCCGGCCGTCGGCTACCCGGCCGAGGCCGCGATCGGCCGGTACTACCGGGTCACCGTCCCGGTCGCGGTGGGCGGCGCCCCCGCCACCCTGGCCGGCTGGATCGACTTCGACCGCAACGGCCGGTTCGACCCCGCCGAGCGGGTGCAGACCGAGGTCCCGGCCACGGCGGACAGCGCGACCCTGGAGTGGACCGTCCCCGCCAACGCGTCGTCGGGGGAGACCTGGGCCCGGCTGCGGATCGGCCGCGACGCGGCCCAGTTGGTGTCGGCCGGCGGCTTCGCCGACTCAGGGCAGGTCTCGGACCAGCGGATCAGGTTGACGGTCGGCGCCGCCCGGCCGGAGATCGCCACCCCGGTCGACGGCACCGTCGTCGCGGACGCCCGCCCGCAGGTGCGCGGTGAGGGGGCGGTGGCCGGAGCGACGGTCGAGGTGCGCGACGGGGACGCGGTGGTCTGCAAGACCCGGGTCGAGAAGGGCGGCGACTGGTCCTGCCGGCCGAGCGGGCCGCTGACCGCGGGCGCGCACACCCTCACCCCGGTCGAGACCACCAGTGGCGGGCTGGTGCTGCGGGGCGATCCGGTCCGGATCACCGTGAAGACCGCCCCGCCCACGGCTCCCGTGCTCACCCTCCCCGAGTACACCAACGACCCCGGCCTCCAGCTGACCGGCACGGGGGAGCCGGGCAGCACCGTCTCGGTCACCGACCGGCCGGCCGGGGCACGAGGCGGCGCCGGCGGCGGTACGGGCGGCGAGCTGTGCAGTACGGCGGTGCGGTCCGACGGCGGGTGGTCCTGCCTGCCGGTGGAGAACCTGCCGGACGGGCGCCACCAGCTGACGCCGAACGCCGTCGACGCCGCCGGGAACCGGACGCCGGGCCAGGTCTTCACGCTGGTCGTCGACACCGTGCCGCCGGACCGGCCGGTGCTGACCACGCCGGCGGCGGGCGAGACGGTCCGGGTGGCGCGCCCGAAGCTGGGCGGCCGGGCCGAGCCCGGGGCCCGGGTGATCGTCACCGCCCGGGCCGGCAGCTCGGCCTCGGCGGAGCGGATCGTGGCCTGCGGTGTCACCGCCGCCGTCGACGGCAGCTGGACCTGCGCGGCCAACCGTGACCTGACGGACGGCGAGCAGTGGCTGGTCGTCACGGCGACCGACCTGGCGGGCAACGGGACGGCGGCGGACGCGGTCACCGTCCGGGTCGCGGCGGCCGTCCCGCCCGCGCCGGGGACGCCGTCCCCTTCGCCGTCCCCTTCGGTGGCCTCGCCGTCGCCCTCGGCACCGGCGTCCGCTCCTGCGGCGGCGGCGACCGCCCCGGCGGTTCCGGGGCCCGGCGCGCCGTCACCGTCCGCTCCCTCACCATCTGTTCCCTCGCCGTCCGTTCCCTCGCCGTCCGTTCCCTTGGCGTCGGGGCCGGCGGTCGCGGTGCCGTCGCCGGTGGTGCCGTCCTCCGCGCCCGCCGTGGTGGCGCCGTCCGCGTCCGCGGCGGCTCCGGCTCCGGCGGCGGCTCCCACACCGCCCGGGCCCGCCGTCTCGCCGTCGGCCGACCGGCCTGCGGCGACGGCCCCCGCCGTGCCCGTGCCGACGGTCTCGCCGTCGGTGCCCGCCCCGCCGAGCCCGTCCGTCCCCGCTGCCCCGACCGCCCCCGCCGCCGAGGCCGTCCCGGAGCCCGTCCTGCCCGGGTTGCTGCCGATCGTCGTCCCGCCCGCCGCCGGGACGGTGCCCCCGGCCAGTGCGAGTGCGGGCCCGAGCGCCGGACCGGCCCCGAGCCCGAGTGCCGGGGCGTCCGCCTCCGGTGCGACCGGCACGGCCATCCCGGCAGCCCCGGCGACGCCGACCTCACCGGCCGCTTCGGCAACTCCAGCCACTTCGGCCGCCCCGTCGACCGCCCCCACCGCGGCCGTCCCCACAGCCGCCGCCGCCGCCACCCCGACCGCCGGGGTCGCGCCGGCGGTGCCCGCCGGGCAGGTCTCGCCCGAGACCTCCCGGGCCCTGGCCGCACCCCCGGCCGAGCAGTCCGCGGAGCCCTCCCCGGAGAGCGGGGCGACGCAGGCGCAGCCCGCGTCCGACCACTCCCGGTCGGAGGGCTGGCGCGCTGGGCTCGCAGGTCTCCTGCTGCTGCTCACCGGGGTCGGCCTGATCACCCGCCGGGTCCTCGCCCGAGGCCCCGGCGCCCGACGACGCTGA